The following proteins are co-located in the Spirosoma montaniterrae genome:
- the ffh gene encoding signal recognition particle protein: MFENLQDKLNKAIKTLKGQGRITDINVAATIKEVRRALTDADVNYKVAKDITDRIKEKAIDRKVLISVEPGQLFVKIVQEELTDLMGGEAQSINLKGEPAVILIAGLQGSGKTTFSGKLASYLKKQGRNVLLVADDIYRPAAIDQLKVLGEQVGVEVYSEPENKNAVSIAQNAIAHARKTGKKIVIVDTAGRLAIDEAMMQEIEAVKRAITPAETLFVVDSMTGQDAVNTAKTFNDRLNFDGVVLTKLDGDARGGAALSIKTIVNKPIKFISTGEKMEALDVFYPDRMASRILGMGDVISLVERAQQAFDEDEAKRINAKMRKNQFDFDDFLSQLQQIKKMGNVKDLLGMIPGMGKMIKDLDIDNDSFKPIEAIISSMTPLERQRPDIIDGSRRKRIAKGSGTDITQVNNLMKQFDEMRKMMKKMNTMQASGKLNKMMR, translated from the coding sequence ATGTTCGAGAATCTTCAGGATAAGCTTAATAAGGCCATTAAAACCCTTAAAGGGCAAGGCCGCATTACCGACATCAACGTGGCCGCCACAATCAAAGAGGTGCGCCGGGCACTTACCGATGCCGACGTAAACTATAAGGTCGCCAAAGACATTACCGACCGCATCAAAGAAAAAGCCATTGACCGGAAGGTGCTGATTTCGGTAGAACCGGGTCAACTGTTCGTCAAGATCGTGCAGGAAGAACTGACCGACCTGATGGGTGGCGAAGCGCAGAGCATCAACCTCAAAGGCGAACCCGCCGTAATTCTGATTGCAGGTTTGCAGGGGTCAGGAAAAACGACGTTTTCGGGTAAGCTTGCCAGTTATCTCAAAAAACAGGGCCGTAATGTGCTGCTCGTAGCCGATGATATCTACCGCCCGGCAGCTATCGATCAGTTGAAAGTACTGGGCGAACAGGTTGGCGTTGAGGTGTATAGCGAGCCGGAGAACAAAAATGCGGTCAGCATCGCGCAGAATGCCATTGCCCACGCCCGCAAAACGGGTAAGAAAATCGTGATTGTCGACACCGCCGGTCGCCTGGCGATTGACGAAGCGATGATGCAGGAAATTGAAGCCGTAAAACGCGCCATTACGCCTGCCGAAACGCTGTTCGTAGTTGATTCGATGACCGGGCAAGACGCTGTAAATACGGCAAAGACCTTCAACGACCGGCTCAATTTCGACGGTGTTGTGCTGACCAAACTCGACGGCGACGCACGCGGTGGGGCCGCGCTTTCGATTAAAACGATTGTTAATAAGCCGATTAAGTTTATCAGCACGGGCGAAAAAATGGAAGCCCTCGACGTGTTCTACCCCGACCGGATGGCAAGCCGGATTTTGGGTATGGGCGACGTGATTTCGCTGGTTGAACGGGCACAGCAGGCGTTTGACGAAGATGAAGCCAAGCGCATCAACGCCAAGATGCGCAAAAACCAGTTCGACTTCGACGATTTTCTGAGTCAGTTGCAGCAGATCAAGAAGATGGGCAACGTGAAAGACCTGCTCGGCATGATTCCGGGCATGGGCAAGATGATCAAAGACCTGGACATCGACAACGATTCATTCAAGCCTATCGAAGCCATCATTAGTTCGATGACACCGCTCGAACGCCAACGCCCCGACATCATCGACGGAAGTCGCCGGAAGCGTATTGCCAAAGGCTCCGGCACTGACATTACGCAGGTGAACAACCTCATGAAGCAATTCGATGAGATGCGTAAGATGATGAAGAAGATGAACACAATGCAGGCATCGGGCAAGCTCAACAAGATGATGCGCTAA
- a CDS encoding type II toxin-antitoxin system HicA family toxin — MNYSPKRLITLLEERGWQLQRIKGSHHIYFSEELNRTIPVPMHGNRDMAKGTFFSILKQAGIDRSDV, encoded by the coding sequence ATGAATTACTCGCCGAAACGACTGATTACGCTGCTGGAGGAACGAGGCTGGCAACTCCAGCGGATCAAAGGTAGCCACCATATCTATTTCAGTGAAGAACTAAACCGCACCATTCCAGTGCCGATGCATGGGAATAGGGATATGGCGAAAGGAACGTTCTTCTCCATTCTAAAACAAGCCGGTATTGACCGGAGCGACGTATAA
- a CDS encoding type II toxin-antitoxin system HicB family antitoxin: MQQATYRVLLRREPEGLYTAMVPSIPGCVTWGETIEEAIAMAREAAEGCLEVYAEKGISIMDDSETFEYSIYLPSTHLTNQAA, translated from the coding sequence ATGCAACAGGCAACGTATCGCGTTTTATTACGTCGGGAACCTGAGGGCCTTTATACTGCTATGGTTCCATCCATACCCGGTTGCGTGACCTGGGGCGAAACCATTGAAGAAGCCATCGCAATGGCGCGTGAAGCGGCTGAAGGATGCCTGGAGGTGTATGCCGAAAAAGGTATTTCAATTATGGATGATAGTGAAACGTTTGAGTATTCAATCTATCTACCCAGTACCCATTTGACAAATCAAGCCGCATAG
- the atpA gene encoding F0F1 ATP synthase subunit alpha, translating into MESVRPDEISAILRQQLAGTQTEAELEEVGTVLQIGDGVARIYGLSKVQAGELLSFENGLQAMALNLEEDNVGAVLLGDYSEIKEGDTVKRTDQIAYVNVGDGILGRVVNTLGLPIDGMGPIQGDMFAMPLERKAPGVIFRQPVNEPLQTGIKAIDAMIPIGRGQRELIIGDRQTGKTAVAIDTIINQKEFYDKGQPVYCIYVACGQKASTVKQVEATLRKAGAMDYTVIVSANASDPSPMQFFAPFTGAAIGEYFRDTGRPALVVYDDLSKQAVAYREVSLLLRRPPGREAYPGDVFYLHSRLLERAAKINANDDIAKNMNDLPPSLKDKVKGGGSLTALPIIETQAGDVSAYIPTNVISITDGQIFLESNLFNAGIRPAINVGISVSRVGGNAQIKSMKKVAGTLKLDQAQFRELEAFAKFGSDLDASTKLTIERGRRNQEMLKQPQYSPVPVEQQVAIIYASTNGLLDKVPVEKVKAFESAFGSVLSAQYPAVLADLRAGKLSDEATSTIRKVVADLAANY; encoded by the coding sequence ATGGAATCCGTAAGACCCGACGAGATATCAGCCATCCTGCGCCAGCAACTGGCCGGAACTCAAACCGAGGCTGAACTCGAAGAAGTCGGTACGGTGCTGCAAATCGGCGACGGCGTAGCGCGTATCTACGGCCTCTCGAAAGTGCAGGCCGGTGAATTGCTGTCGTTCGAAAACGGCCTTCAGGCCATGGCTCTGAACCTCGAAGAAGATAACGTAGGGGCCGTATTGCTGGGCGACTACTCCGAAATCAAAGAAGGTGACACCGTAAAACGGACCGACCAGATTGCCTACGTGAACGTGGGTGATGGTATTCTGGGCCGGGTTGTGAACACGCTCGGTCTGCCTATCGATGGTATGGGGCCAATTCAGGGCGACATGTTCGCGATGCCTCTGGAGCGCAAAGCACCGGGTGTAATTTTCCGCCAGCCCGTAAATGAACCGCTGCAAACAGGTATCAAGGCTATCGATGCCATGATTCCCATCGGGCGCGGTCAGCGCGAGCTGATTATTGGCGACCGTCAGACGGGGAAAACCGCTGTGGCTATCGACACGATCATCAACCAGAAAGAATTTTACGACAAAGGCCAGCCCGTTTACTGCATCTACGTAGCCTGCGGTCAGAAAGCATCGACGGTGAAGCAGGTAGAGGCCACGCTCCGCAAAGCCGGTGCGATGGACTATACCGTAATTGTGTCGGCCAATGCATCGGACCCTTCGCCGATGCAGTTCTTTGCGCCGTTTACGGGTGCTGCCATTGGTGAATATTTCCGCGACACGGGCCGTCCGGCATTGGTCGTTTATGACGATCTGTCGAAGCAGGCCGTGGCTTACCGCGAGGTGTCGCTGTTGCTGCGTCGTCCGCCCGGTCGCGAAGCCTACCCGGGCGACGTATTCTACCTGCACAGCCGGTTGCTGGAGCGGGCCGCCAAAATCAACGCCAACGACGATATTGCCAAAAATATGAACGACCTGCCGCCGAGTCTGAAAGACAAGGTGAAAGGGGGCGGTTCGCTGACGGCTCTGCCGATTATCGAAACGCAGGCAGGCGACGTATCGGCCTATATTCCGACCAACGTAATTTCGATTACCGACGGGCAGATTTTCCTTGAATCGAACCTGTTCAACGCGGGTATTCGTCCGGCCATCAACGTAGGTATTTCGGTATCGCGGGTGGGTGGTAATGCTCAGATCAAGTCGATGAAGAAAGTAGCCGGTACGCTGAAACTCGATCAGGCGCAGTTCCGCGAACTGGAAGCCTTCGCCAAGTTCGGCTCCGACCTCGATGCATCGACCAAACTGACCATCGAGCGGGGTCGGCGTAATCAGGAAATGCTGAAACAGCCACAGTACTCGCCGGTGCCGGTTGAGCAGCAGGTGGCTATCATCTATGCATCGACCAATGGCCTGCTCGACAAAGTGCCGGTTGAAAAAGTGAAAGCCTTTGAAAGCGCATTCGGTTCGGTACTCAGTGCGCAATACCCCGCTGTTCTGGCTGACCTACGCGCCGGTAAACTCAGCGATGAAGCCACATCTACGATTCGGAAAGTAGTGGCCGATTTGGCCGCGAATTACTAA
- the atpG gene encoding ATP synthase F1 subunit gamma gives MASLKEVRSRITSVNSTQQITKAMKMVAAAKLRRAQENITQFRPYAQKLKQMLGTVSAGAETATDSPYKQARPVERVLLIVVTSDRGLCGAFNTNVVKGALTLIDEKYAAQARSGNVEIMAIGKKGGEAFIRRGFRVNTAHMDVFTSLSFSRVKAAAEEAMNGFASGQYDAVEIVYNEFRNAAVQIVRTEQMLPIVPTPPAAAAGSATSVTNYLFEPSEEEIVTELIPKTLKTQLYKAVLDSNASEHGARMTAMDKATENAGELLKELRLVYNRTRQAAITTEILEIVGGAEALAAA, from the coding sequence ATGGCATCTCTTAAAGAAGTACGCAGCCGTATCACGTCGGTGAATTCGACGCAGCAGATTACCAAAGCCATGAAAATGGTGGCGGCTGCCAAGTTGCGTCGGGCGCAGGAAAACATCACGCAGTTTCGGCCTTATGCGCAGAAATTGAAACAAATGCTGGGTACGGTATCGGCAGGTGCCGAAACAGCCACCGATAGCCCGTATAAGCAGGCGCGGCCCGTTGAGCGCGTACTCCTGATTGTTGTTACGTCTGACCGGGGTTTGTGCGGTGCCTTCAACACCAACGTAGTGAAAGGCGCGCTTACCCTGATCGATGAGAAGTACGCAGCACAGGCGCGTTCGGGCAATGTCGAGATTATGGCAATTGGCAAGAAAGGGGGCGAAGCATTCATCCGCCGGGGCTTCCGGGTCAACACGGCTCACATGGACGTGTTTACATCGCTGAGCTTCTCGAGGGTGAAAGCAGCCGCTGAAGAAGCCATGAACGGATTTGCCAGTGGTCAGTACGACGCTGTCGAGATTGTGTACAACGAGTTCCGCAATGCTGCCGTTCAGATCGTGCGCACCGAGCAGATGCTGCCTATCGTGCCTACGCCCCCGGCTGCGGCTGCGGGTAGCGCAACATCGGTTACGAACTACCTGTTTGAGCCATCGGAAGAAGAAATCGTTACAGAACTGATTCCGAAGACGCTGAAAACGCAGTTGTACAAAGCCGTGCTGGACTCGAACGCATCGGAACACGGTGCCCGGATGACCGCGATGGACAAAGCGACCGAAAACGCGGGTGAACTGCTGAAAGAACTTCGGCTGGTCTATAACCGCACCCGTCAGGCCGCTATCACAACCGAGATTCTCGAAATCGTTGGCGGTGCCGAAGCATTGGCTGCTGCGTAA
- a CDS encoding NADP-dependent malic enzyme: protein MNQKIRREDALNYHAEGRPGKLEVVPTKAYNTQRDLTLAYSPGVAEPCLAIADNIEDVYKYTAKGNLVAVISNGTAVLGLGDIGPEASKPVMEGKGLLFKIYADIDVFDIELDTKDVDEFVRMVKILQPTFGGINLEDIKAPECFEIEERLKQELSIPIMHDDQHGTAIISAAALLNALELVGKDIDKVKILVNGAGASAISCTKLYVSLGAKLENIVMCDSKGVIRADRTDLDARKAVFATSRDLRTLEEAFVGADVFVGLSKGNVVNQAMVQSMTDNPIVFAMANPTPEISYDDAMAARPDVVMATGRSDYPNQVNNVLGFPYIFRGALDVRATEINEAMKLAAVHALADLAKKTVPDLVNLAYGEANLMFGRNYIIPKPVDPRLLTYVAPAVARAAIESGVARQPITDWATYETQLTQRQGKDNRLTRVVHTKAKSNPGRVVFADAENPTVLKAAQQVLDEGIAYPILLGNEALIRSILAQNNLDLGNSPIIDPRSPEQAGPVQTYADLFYQKRYRKGISMREAHRRMSQRSYFGVMMVENGEADALISGLNSNYPDTIRPALQVIGKQHGVKKVAGMYIMLTKRGPLFLSDTTVNFDPTAEEIVEITELTAHAVERFNVKPRIALVTYSNFGSAKGDDAEKMNRAVELLHAKRPDLLVDGEMQAHLAFDTDLLRQNYPLSRLVDEGANTLIFPNLSSANIAYNLLSKVANFDTIGPVLLGLRKPVHVLQVGSSEREIVNMVAIAVTEAQR from the coding sequence ATGAACCAGAAGATTAGGCGCGAAGATGCCCTTAACTACCATGCCGAAGGACGACCCGGCAAATTAGAAGTCGTACCCACCAAAGCCTACAACACCCAGCGCGACCTGACGCTTGCCTACTCGCCGGGCGTGGCCGAACCGTGCTTAGCCATTGCCGACAACATCGAAGACGTGTATAAATACACGGCCAAAGGCAACCTCGTAGCCGTAATCTCGAACGGAACAGCAGTACTGGGTCTGGGCGACATTGGCCCTGAAGCCAGCAAACCCGTTATGGAAGGTAAAGGGCTGCTGTTCAAGATTTATGCCGACATCGACGTGTTCGATATTGAATTGGACACCAAAGACGTCGATGAATTTGTGCGGATGGTGAAAATTCTGCAACCTACTTTCGGCGGCATTAACCTCGAAGACATCAAAGCCCCCGAATGTTTCGAGATCGAAGAGCGGCTGAAGCAGGAACTCAGTATTCCAATCATGCACGACGATCAGCACGGCACGGCCATTATCAGCGCGGCTGCCCTGCTCAACGCACTCGAACTGGTTGGCAAAGACATCGATAAGGTAAAAATTCTGGTCAATGGAGCCGGAGCGTCGGCCATTTCCTGCACGAAGCTGTACGTGTCGCTGGGGGCTAAACTCGAAAATATCGTCATGTGCGACAGCAAGGGTGTCATTCGGGCCGACCGTACCGATCTCGATGCCCGCAAAGCAGTTTTTGCCACCTCACGCGATCTACGAACGCTCGAAGAAGCATTTGTTGGGGCCGACGTGTTTGTGGGTCTCTCGAAAGGCAATGTCGTGAATCAGGCAATGGTGCAGTCAATGACCGACAATCCGATTGTCTTCGCGATGGCGAACCCCACGCCCGAAATCAGCTACGACGACGCGATGGCCGCCCGCCCCGACGTAGTCATGGCAACGGGCCGGTCAGACTATCCAAATCAGGTGAACAATGTGCTGGGTTTCCCCTATATTTTTCGGGGCGCACTCGACGTTCGGGCCACGGAAATCAACGAAGCCATGAAATTAGCCGCTGTTCATGCGCTGGCCGACTTAGCTAAGAAAACCGTACCCGATCTGGTAAATTTAGCCTATGGCGAAGCCAATCTGATGTTTGGCCGGAACTACATTATTCCGAAACCCGTTGACCCGCGCTTGCTCACCTACGTGGCTCCGGCAGTAGCACGGGCTGCCATAGAGTCGGGGGTAGCGCGGCAACCCATTACCGATTGGGCCACCTACGAAACGCAACTAACTCAGCGACAGGGTAAAGACAATCGGCTAACGCGGGTCGTGCATACGAAGGCAAAGTCGAATCCGGGCCGGGTTGTGTTTGCCGATGCCGAAAATCCGACTGTTTTGAAAGCCGCCCAGCAAGTGCTGGATGAAGGCATTGCCTACCCTATTCTGCTTGGCAACGAAGCCCTCATCCGCTCTATTCTGGCGCAGAATAACCTTGATCTGGGCAACTCCCCCATTATCGACCCGCGTTCGCCAGAGCAGGCCGGGCCGGTACAGACCTACGCCGACTTATTTTACCAGAAACGCTACCGGAAAGGCATTTCGATGCGCGAGGCACACCGGCGCATGTCGCAACGGAGTTATTTCGGCGTAATGATGGTGGAAAACGGTGAGGCCGACGCGCTGATTTCGGGCCTGAACAGCAACTATCCCGATACAATCCGGCCCGCGCTGCAAGTGATTGGCAAACAACACGGGGTAAAGAAAGTGGCCGGTATGTACATCATGCTGACCAAACGCGGCCCACTCTTTCTGTCGGACACGACGGTAAATTTTGATCCCACCGCCGAAGAAATCGTTGAAATCACCGAACTAACGGCCCACGCCGTCGAGCGTTTCAATGTAAAACCCCGCATCGCACTCGTGACCTATTCCAACTTCGGCAGTGCCAAAGGCGACGATGCTGAAAAAATGAACCGGGCCGTTGAACTGCTGCACGCCAAACGCCCCGACCTGCTCGTAGATGGTGAAATGCAGGCTCACCTCGCTTTCGACACCGACCTGCTTCGGCAGAACTACCCGCTTAGCCGCCTGGTCGATGAGGGGGCCAACACGCTGATTTTTCCGAATCTGTCGTCGGCAAACATTGCCTATAACCTGCTCTCGAAAGTTGCCAATTTCGACACCATCGGTCCGGTACTGCTCGGTTTGCGCAAGCCCGTTCACGTCTTACAGGTCGGTTCGTCGGAGCGCGAAATCGTGAATATGGTTGCCATCGCCGTTACCGAAGCGCAGCGGTAA
- a CDS encoding Crp/Fnr family transcriptional regulator, which produces MARILYLRAIVNATAIMYDTLKATVQSVQPLSEAEWALMLPMFRYQAVKKGEQILQAGQVCHTIDFIAEGALRIFFNYDGKDISRQFFFERAFVTELGSFLTQQPSRYNIDAVEPCKLLSISYADLNDLYEKSASFLKFGKLMSDQTAIFVINRNIELATTSAKERYLALMHERPKVMSRVPLHMIASYLNITPEALSRLRRDIAKTDFSAQ; this is translated from the coding sequence ATGGCCCGAATACTCTATCTTCGGGCAATCGTCAATGCAACAGCTATCATGTACGACACGCTCAAAGCTACGGTTCAATCGGTACAGCCACTTTCTGAAGCCGAATGGGCGTTGATGCTACCCATGTTCCGGTATCAGGCGGTGAAAAAAGGCGAACAGATACTACAGGCCGGGCAGGTTTGCCATACCATCGACTTCATTGCGGAAGGGGCTTTGCGCATCTTCTTCAACTACGATGGCAAAGACATAAGTCGTCAATTTTTCTTCGAGCGGGCCTTCGTAACCGAACTCGGCAGCTTTCTGACTCAGCAGCCATCGCGCTACAACATCGACGCCGTAGAGCCATGTAAGCTCCTGTCAATCAGCTATGCCGACCTGAACGACCTATACGAGAAAAGCGCGAGTTTCCTGAAGTTTGGCAAACTCATGTCCGATCAGACGGCGATATTCGTTATTAACCGCAACATTGAGCTGGCAACAACCTCGGCCAAAGAACGCTACCTTGCACTCATGCACGAACGCCCGAAAGTGATGAGCCGGGTTCCGCTCCATATGATTGCCTCCTACCTGAACATCACGCCCGAAGCCCTGAGCCGCCTGCGCCGGGACATCGCTAAAACTGACTTTTCTGCCCAATGA
- a CDS encoding arylsulfatase codes for MKQTVVCLILLVGLSAALPTIPHTQQRTPPPNIIYILMDDLGVEEIEIYGRNLLKTPHLSRMAREGLVFTQHYAGTSVCAPSRCALMTGMHTGHCEVRGNKQWEPSGQMPLSPETVTVAEVLKQAGYETALFGKWGLGSEGTTGEPTRQGFDQYYGYLDQVLAHNNFPAYLVRNGQRESLPNEVIWEPKTSFFKGLGSFTPRPTVYSNDLFTKEAVTFLQKRRRNQPSEKPFFLYLSYTLPHNNGEAPKEQRFQAPTLTPYENEPPGGPAWTLLEKNYAATIARMDDYVGQLMTTLSQQGLAENTLVLFSSDNGSTEDIPARFAARNQLRGMKRSPYEGGIRAPLIAWWPGQVKPGTSDHLTGQWDFFATAADLARVKPASKTDGQSIVPTLLRRKQTPAPYLYWEFHEQGGWQAIRQGNNKLIYKVRADAYELYDLSRDPAEQTNLITHTPDVAAYLKTLLASARTPSRDFNFGK; via the coding sequence ATGAAACAAACCGTTGTGTGTCTGATCCTGCTTGTCGGGCTGTCGGCAGCGTTGCCAACGATACCGCATACGCAACAGCGAACACCCCCGCCCAACATTATTTACATCCTCATGGATGATCTGGGCGTTGAGGAGATCGAGATATATGGCCGAAATTTGCTTAAAACGCCCCACCTGAGCCGCATGGCCCGCGAAGGGTTAGTGTTTACGCAGCACTACGCCGGTACGTCGGTTTGCGCCCCGTCGCGCTGCGCCCTCATGACGGGGATGCACACCGGCCACTGTGAGGTGCGGGGCAACAAACAATGGGAACCGTCGGGGCAAATGCCGCTCTCGCCCGAAACCGTTACGGTGGCGGAGGTATTGAAACAGGCAGGCTACGAAACGGCTTTGTTTGGCAAGTGGGGGCTGGGCAGCGAAGGCACTACCGGCGAACCAACCCGGCAGGGATTCGATCAGTATTATGGCTACTTAGATCAGGTGCTGGCTCATAACAACTTTCCGGCGTACTTAGTCCGTAACGGACAGCGCGAAAGCTTGCCTAACGAGGTGATTTGGGAGCCTAAAACGTCTTTTTTTAAAGGACTTGGCAGTTTTACGCCCCGGCCAACCGTGTATAGCAACGACCTGTTCACGAAAGAGGCCGTGACGTTTCTTCAGAAACGACGCCGAAATCAGCCATCGGAGAAGCCTTTTTTTCTGTATCTGAGCTACACGCTGCCTCATAACAATGGCGAAGCTCCGAAAGAGCAGCGGTTTCAGGCACCAACGCTGACACCCTACGAAAACGAACCGCCCGGCGGCCCGGCCTGGACACTGCTCGAAAAGAACTATGCCGCTACTATTGCCCGCATGGACGATTACGTGGGGCAACTGATGACCACGCTCAGCCAGCAGGGGCTTGCCGAAAACACGCTGGTGCTGTTTAGCAGCGACAACGGCTCTACCGAAGACATACCGGCCCGATTTGCGGCCCGTAATCAACTGCGTGGCATGAAGCGCAGCCCCTACGAAGGCGGTATCCGCGCTCCGCTGATTGCCTGGTGGCCGGGGCAGGTAAAACCCGGTACGAGCGACCATCTTACCGGCCAATGGGATTTCTTCGCTACCGCAGCCGACCTGGCCCGAGTAAAGCCAGCCAGCAAAACCGACGGGCAGTCGATTGTGCCAACCCTGCTGCGTAGAAAGCAGACCCCGGCTCCGTATCTTTATTGGGAATTTCACGAGCAGGGCGGCTGGCAGGCCATTCGGCAGGGGAATAACAAACTGATTTACAAGGTCCGGGCCGACGCGTATGAACTGTATGACCTAAGCCGCGACCCCGCCGAGCAAACCAATCTGATTACCCATACCCCCGACGTAGCAGCCTATCTGAAAACGTTGCTGGCTTCGGCCCGAACCCCCTCCCGTGATTTTAACTTCGGCAAATAA
- a CDS encoding helix-turn-helix domain-containing protein: MRPNRLTVPQPPDASFHLRHEQSAYFTNPWHFHPELELNYIVAGTGTRFIGQSVARFGPGEILLLGSNVPHYWKSDPVHYQPNSSLLSEAIVVRFRPDFAGDSFFTLPETRAIQGLLDRAVVGLQVNEPMVASVAETLWALTEQSGFSQLMAFLTLLHELAHSTALVAVSPGYVSAQQWQKQSERMSKVIAYLHDHFTEPISLEQVAGIANMNPASFCRYFRQQTGYTLGRFVTDLRVRYAAELLISTSLSVTEVGERVGFDNVSHFVQTFRRCQQQTPFVFRQQLNRTTPYLPKLKSREGVRAEASNVFR; encoded by the coding sequence ATGCGCCCCAACCGACTGACGGTGCCCCAGCCCCCGGATGCCTCTTTCCACCTGCGCCACGAACAATCGGCCTACTTCACCAATCCCTGGCACTTCCATCCCGAACTGGAATTAAACTACATCGTAGCCGGCACGGGGACACGGTTCATTGGGCAAAGCGTAGCTCGCTTTGGGCCGGGGGAGATTCTGTTGCTGGGCAGTAACGTACCCCACTATTGGAAAAGCGACCCGGTTCATTACCAACCTAATAGTAGCCTACTGTCTGAAGCAATTGTGGTCCGATTCCGGCCTGATTTTGCCGGGGATTCCTTTTTTACGCTGCCCGAAACGCGGGCTATTCAAGGGCTGCTGGATCGGGCGGTGGTAGGATTGCAGGTGAACGAACCAATGGTGGCCTCAGTAGCCGAAACATTGTGGGCGTTGACGGAGCAGTCCGGGTTTTCTCAACTGATGGCATTCCTGACGCTGTTGCATGAACTGGCCCACTCAACGGCTTTGGTGGCCGTGTCGCCCGGTTACGTGTCTGCCCAGCAGTGGCAAAAGCAGAGCGAACGAATGAGCAAGGTGATTGCCTACCTGCACGATCATTTTACGGAGCCTATTTCACTGGAGCAGGTTGCCGGTATAGCCAACATGAATCCGGCTTCGTTTTGTCGCTATTTCCGCCAGCAAACCGGGTACACGTTAGGCCGGTTCGTAACCGATCTTCGGGTTCGGTATGCGGCAGAATTGCTGATCAGTACCTCCCTTAGCGTGACCGAAGTGGGCGAGCGGGTCGGCTTTGACAATGTCTCCCACTTTGTACAAACATTTCGGAGGTGTCAGCAGCAGACCCCGTTCGTGTTTCGACAGCAACTTAACCGGACCACTCCTTATTTGCCGAAGTTAAAATCACGGGAGGGGGTTCGGGCCGAAGCCAGCAACGTTTTCAGATAG